TTACCCTGCAACCGGCCAAAAGCCTGGTAGAAGTAAGAAGCCACGCGCAAATTGTGCTGGAAGGCGTACTGTTTGTCTAAGTTTGCGTATACCCTCCCGTTTATGCTCCATTCTGGCAGAAGCGCCCTGGTGGTTCTGCTGCCCTCTTATCTATGAAAAAATTAGTATTTGCCCTTTGCCTGTTCCTCCCGGGATTAGCCCAGGCACAATTGTCCAAGCTCCAAAAAGAAGTAAAAGTTACTCTCAACCAGACCTTCACCAAAGACGAACTGGAACCCAATGACCCCAGCCTGCACCAGTACAGGTTCAAGGCGAAAACCGGCGGCGGCGCAGAAGTCCTTTTAAGCAATTACCTGGCGGGTAGCTTCTTTGTGAAAGGCGGGCTGGGCCTGCGGTTTAACCAGTTCGGGTTTACCATTGACCAGACCTCCAGCCAGGCCCAATGGCAAGGCGACCAATCTCTGCTGACGTTACAAGTCCCACTCTTATTAGAAAACAGATTTTTAGAAGAAAGGCTCCGGCTGAATTATGGCGTGACACCCTACGTGCTTCTCTATCATACTGAAGACCTAAAAGCCGCCAACGCCGGAGCCAAAGCCATGGAACCTGCTTTTCAAAACACTAAATACAACCTGGTAGGCATGCAGTTGCAGATAGGCACTTCGTTCCAAATAAACAGAAGTTTAGGCCTTACCTTGGAGTACAACTACCTATTCTCCAACCTGATCAAGGAACAGGTGGCGCAAGGTACGGCAGTGCTTCCGGCCAACCTGCGGTTGCACACCGTGAGCGCGGGCGTGCTGTATCGTTTGGGCAGTCAATCAGGAAGGCTTAGAAGACTTTAATTAAAGTTCCTTATCGCGCCCGGGGCTGTTTTTGCCT
The nucleotide sequence above comes from Nibribacter ruber. Encoded proteins:
- a CDS encoding outer membrane protein yields the protein MKKLVFALCLFLPGLAQAQLSKLQKEVKVTLNQTFTKDELEPNDPSLHQYRFKAKTGGGAEVLLSNYLAGSFFVKGGLGLRFNQFGFTIDQTSSQAQWQGDQSLLTLQVPLLLENRFLEERLRLNYGVTPYVLLYHTEDLKAANAGAKAMEPAFQNTKYNLVGMQLQIGTSFQINRSLGLTLEYNYLFSNLIKEQVAQGTAVLPANLRLHTVSAGVLYRLGSQSGRLRRL